One region of Oryza sativa Japonica Group chromosome 10, ASM3414082v1 genomic DNA includes:
- the LOC4347991 gene encoding probable xyloglucan endotransglucosylase/hydrolase protein 28, with translation MAASRCFLLLLLLLLSPLLASAGEEEEEAVLAMAARLRRPAAASFREGYTQLFGDSNLALHGDGKRVRISLDERTGAGFASQDAYLHGFFSASIKLPPDYAAGVVVAFYMSNGDVYEKTHDELDFEFLGNIKGREWRVQTNVYGNGSTSVGREERYGLWFDPTEDFHRYAILWSHDWIVFYIDETPIREVQRTKSMGVQFPSKPMSLYATIWDGSSWATSGGRYKVNYKYAPFVAEFSELMLHGCAMDTLTRAPMCTPDIANIHNAVAMSGRQRSAMERFRTKYMTYGYCYDRLRYPTPPSECNVGPEAELFLPTGEARSIDRHGRARRHRRGPADSAF, from the exons ATGGCCGCCTCTCGGTGCTTCTtgcttctcctgctgctgctgctatctCCCTTACTGGCGTCcgctggggaggaggaggaggaggccgtgctGGCCATGGCGGCCAGGctgcggaggccggcggcggcgtcgttccGGGAGGGGTACACGCAGCTGTTCGGCGACTCCAACCTCGCGCTCCATGGCGACGGCAAGCGGGTCCGCATCTCCCTCGATGAGCGCACAG GCGCCGGATTCGCGTCGCAGGATGCGTATCTGCATGGCTTCTTCAGCGCCAGCATCAAGCTGCCGCCCGATTACGCCGCCGGTGTCGTCGTCGCCTTCTAT ATGTCGAATGGCGATGTGTATGAGAAGACGCATGATGAGCTGGACTTTGAGTTCCTAGGGAACATTAAGGGGAGGGAGTGGAGAGTGCAGACCAACGTGTATGGCAATGGCAGTACATCGgtcggcagggaggagaggTATGGCCTGTGGTTTGATCCGACGGAGGATTTCCATCGTTACGCCATTCTTTGGAGCCATGACTGGATCGT ATTCTACATTGATGAGACTCCAATCCGGGAGGTTCAGAGGACCAAATCCATGGGAGTTCAGTTCCCTTCCAAACCGATGTCGCTGTACGCCACAATCTGGGATGGCTCCAGCTGGGCTACCTCCGGTGGCCGGTACAAGGTGAACTACAAGTACGCCCCTTTCGTCGCAGAGTTTTCGGAACTCATGCTCCATGGCTGCGCTATGGACACCTTGACCCGTGCACCGATGTGCACACCGGACATTGCCAACATCCACAATGCCGTGGCCATGTCTGGTAGGCAGCGATCGGCGATGGAGAGGTTCAGGACGAAGTACATGACTTACGGCTACTGCTATGATCGTCTTCGGTATCCTACACCTCCATCAGAGTGCAATGTCGGCCCTGAGGCCGAGCTATTCCTCCCCACGGGCGAGGCGAGGTCCATCGACCGCCATGGACGAGCTAGGCGCCACCGTCGTGGTCCAGCTGATTCAGCATTCTGA
- the LOC4347989 gene encoding purple acid phosphatase 3 has translation MAVALALLAAMSALSSCTSPATAELTRHEHPVAAGAPLRLLVVGDWGRKGGYNQTRVAEQMGKVAEETEIDFVVSTGDNFLENGLAGVDDMAFHDSFMDVYTAQSLHKPWYLVLGNHDYRGNVLAQIDPALRKIDSRFICMRSFIVSAGIVDFFFVDTTPFQLQYWTDPGEDHYDWRGVAPRDAYIANLLEDVDAAMKKSTATWKIAVGHHTMRSVSAHGDTQELLELLLPVLKENGVDFYINGHDHCLEHISSRNSPIQYFTSGGGSKAWRGIFQQNEDKLQFFYDGQGFLSLELSENRARFAFYDVFGEALYHWSFSKANLQKVQSSASVTEE, from the exons ATGGCTGTTGCACTCGCGCTCTTGGCTGCCATGTCGGCGCTCTCGTCGTGCACAAGTCCGGCCACCGCAGAGCTCACACGGCACGAGCAcccggtggccgccggcgcgccgctgcgcctcctcgtcgtcggcgactgGGGCCGGAAGGGCGGCTACAACCAGACAAGAGTTGCAGAACAG ATGGGGAAGGTTGCGGAGGAGACGGAGATCGACTTCGTCGTGTCAACCGGCGACAACTTCTTGGAGAacggcctcgccggcgtcgacgacaTGGCGTTCCATGACTCCTTCATGGATGTCTACACGGCTCAGAGCTTGCACAAGCCATGGTACCTTG TTCTTGGAAACCATGACTACAGGGGAAATGTGCTAGCACAGATTGACCCAGCTCTGAGGAAGATCGACAGCAGGTTCATCTGCATGAGATCCTTCATTGTCAGTGCAG GAATTGTCGATTTCTTCTTTGTCGACACGACCCCGTTTCAGCTCCAGTACTGGACTGATCCTGGAGAAGATCACTATGACTGGAGGGGAGTCGCGCCTCGGGATGCGTACATCGCCAATCTCCTCGAG GATGTTGATGCTGCAATGAAGAAATCAACTGCAACATGGAAGATAGCTGTAGGACATCATACCATGAGGAGTGTGAGTGCCCATGGAGACACCCAGGAGCTCCTTGAGCTTCTCCTTCCTGTCCTCAAG GAAAACGGTGTCGATTTCTACATCAATGGGCATGATCACTGCCTGGAGCACATCAGCAGCAGAAACAG TCCAATTCAGTACTTCACTAGTGGAGGCGGATCAAAGGCATGGAGAGGCATTTTTCAACAAAACGAAGACAAGCTCCAGTTCTTCTATGATGGACAAGGGTTCCTGTCACTTGAGCTCAGTGAGAACCGAGCTCGATTCGCCTTCTACGACGTTTTCGGTGAAGCTTTGTACCACTGGAGCTTCAGCAAAGCTAATCTGCAGAAGGTTCAGTCCTCTGCTAGTGTAACTGAAGAATGA
- the LOC4347990 gene encoding RNA demethylase ALKBH10B, with amino-acid sequence MAAPGPGWVVPPPPQPQPQQQQQAVVVDGRDGLVAWLRGEFAAANAIIDLLLAHARDAADPAGFDAVAAAVQRRRHHWAPVLHLQHYFPVTEVALALHHAAARQGPPPPPPPPRPPSGSAGAEGDDAAIASGGVKEVETSAEATQNSQLVSHISHATEAQPQKGLHVISNVVPVPTCFVVNEVIDGRMVNVLEGLKLYKGYVDLTEIGKVLSFVNEAKTMRRKPGLEGQTVVVAKRPMKGHGREIIQLGLPITEGPPEDEHLREVKVDPIPGVLQNLFDSLVHQKVVPSSPDYCVIDIFNEGDYSHPHHHPPWYGRPICTLCLTDCDMVFGHVIAADSRGDHAGPLKLSLSTGSVLVFEGKSADIAKRALPATSKQRILLSFGKSVSRKHVQSESSLLITPPLTPPPMPWAAPLRPGNIAIHPSSPKQLVYNPSNRVPAVSTPGLHHIPSNGIQTVFVAPLPITPKAVPFASAVTLPNSTAAWIAEAAPRPASPRLPLQGTGVFLPPGSGNPPPAQKLGVKHADAKPFFPQESSASSSGVSARAHKANGSVSSKPTRKDDMAEAKPKCNGSSDGGSSVAHAKATGGLEEQNVVAK; translated from the exons ATGGCCGCGCCGGGGCCGGGGTgggtggtgccgccgccgccgcagccgcagccgcagcagcagcagcaggcggtggtggtggacggCCGGGACGGCCTCGTCGCGTGGCTGCGCGGCGAGTTCGCGGCGGCCAACGCCATCatcgacctcctcctcgcccacgCCCGCGACGCCGCCGATCCCGCCGGGTTCgacgccgttgccgccgccgtccagcgCAGGCGGCACCACTGGGCCCCCGTCCTCCACCTCCAGCATTACTTCCCCGTCACCGAGGTCGCCCTCGCGCttcaccacgccgccgcgcgccaggggccgccgcctcctcctccgccgccgcgccccccgaGCGGTAGCGCCGGTGCCGAGGGAGATGATGCTGCGATTGCCAGTG GAGGTGTGAAGGAAGTGGAGACATCGGCTGAAGCAACTCAGAATTCTCAGTTGGTTTCTCATATTTCACATGCTACAGAAGCCCAACCTCAGAAAG GACTTCATGTAATCAGTAATGTGGTTCCAGTCCCAACTTGCTTTGTGGTTAATGAAGTAATTGATGGCAGGATG GTGAATGTTCTAGAGGGGCTTAAGTTGTATAAAGGGTATGTAGATCTAACTGAGATAGGAAAGGTTCTTTCTTTTGTGAATGAAGCTAAGACTATGCGGCGTAAACCAGGACTGGAAG GGCAAACAGTTGTAGTTGCCAAAAGGCCAATGAAGGGTCATGGAAGAGAAATTATTCAGCTTGGTCTTCCCATCACAGAAGGCCCTCCTGAAGATGAACATTTAAGAG AGGTAAAGGTGGATCCTATTCCTGGTGTGCTTCAAAATCTGTTTGATAGCTTGGTTCATCAGAAAGTTGTCCCTTCCAGTCCAGATTACTGTGTTATCGATATCTTCAATGAG GGAGATTATTCTCACCCTCATCATCATCCTCCTTGGTATGGTAGACCCATTTGTACACTCTGCCTGACTGACTGCGACATGGTATTTGGCCATGTTATTGCAGCAGATAGCCGAGGCGATCATGCAGGTCCACTGAAACTCTCACTCTCTACAGG GTCTGTTCTAGTTTTTGAGGGAAAGAGCGCTGATATAGCAAAACGGGCACTCCCTGCTACAAGTAAGCAGCGTATCTTACTAAGTTTTGGGAAGTCTGTGTCAAGGAAGCACGTTCAGTCGGAAAGCAGCTTGCTTATCACTCCCCCATTGACACCTCCTCCGATGCCTTGGGCTGCACCATTGAGGCCAGGGAACATAGCAATTCATCCCTCAAGTCCTAAACAGCTTGTCTACAACCCTAGCAATAGAGTACCTGCAGTTTCAACCCCTGGACTTCACCATATTCCATCCAATGGCATCCAGACAGTTTTCGTTGCACCACTTCCTATCACTCCAAAAGCTGTTCCATTTGCATCAGCTGTCACATTGCCAAACAGTACAGCCGCATGGATCGCAGAAGCTGCTCCCAGGCCCGCTTCACCTCGTTTACCTCTTCAGGGTACAGGGGTATTCCTTCCTCCTGGATCAGGCAATCCACCCCCAGCTCAGAAGTTGGGCGTAAAACATGCTGATGCTAAACCATTTTTTCCACAAGAATCATCTGCCTCTTCATCTGGTGTAAGTGCTCGTGCACATAAGGCTAATGGTAGTGTTTCTTCCAAACCAACAAGGAAAGATGATATGGCTGAAGCTAAGCCAAAGTGCAATGGGAGTTCAGATGGTGGTAGCTCTGTTGCCCATGCCAAGGCAACTGGAGGTTTAGAGGAGCAGAATGTTGTCGCAAAGTAG